A part of Numenius arquata chromosome 2, bNumArq3.hap1.1, whole genome shotgun sequence genomic DNA contains:
- the TAF5L gene encoding TAF5-like RNA polymerase II p300/CBP-associated factor-associated factor 65 kDa subunit 5L isoform X2, with protein MKRVRTEQIQMAVSCYLKRRQYVDSEGPLKQGLRLCQTAEEMAANLTVQSESGCANVVSAAPCLAEPQQYEVQFGRLRNFLTDSDSQHSHEVMPLLYPLFVYLHLNMVQNGLKSTVDSFYSRFHGMFLQNASQKDIIEQLQTTMTIQDILSNLKLRAFLDNKYVIRLQEDSYNYLLRYLQSDNNNALCKVLTLHIHLDVQPAKRTDYQLYAGGSSSRNESNGLEPSDVPASILQNEAALDLLQDSIKRVKDGPPSLTTICFYAFYNTEQLLNTAEISPNSKLLAAGFDNSCVKLWSLRSRKLKSEPHLVDVSRIRLACDILDEEEEDDSAGTEMKILRGHCGPVYSTRFLSDSSGLLSCSEDMSIRYWDLRSFTNTVLYQGHAYPVWDLDISPCSLYFASGSHDRTARLWSFDRTYPLRIYAGHLADVDCVKFHPNSNYLATGSTDKTVRLWSTQQGNSVRLFTGHRGPVLALAFSPNGKYLASAGEDQRLKLWDLASGTLYKELRGHTDNITSLTFSPDSSLIASASMDNSVRVWDIRNTYCNAPADGSSSELVGVYTGQMNNVLSVQFMACNLLLVTGIAQENQEH; from the exons ATGAAACGCGTACGCACAGAACAGATTCAGATGGCAGTATCCTGCTACCTCAAGCGCCGTCAGTATGTGGACTCCGAAGGTCCCCTAAAACAAGGGCTGAGGCTGTGTCAGACTGCTGAAGAGATGGCAGCTAATCTCACAG tcCAATCTGAATCTGGTTGTGCCAACGTTGTGtctgcagctccctgcctggCAGAGCCACAGCAATATGAAGTACAATTTGGACGATTACGCAATTTTCTCACAG ATTCAGATTCTCAGCACAGCCATGAAGTGATGCCTCTTCTGTATCCCCTCTTCGTCTACCTCCATCTGAACATGGTCCAGAATGGCCTAAAAAGCACAGTGGACAGTTTTTACAGCCGCTTCCATGGCATGTTCTTGCAGAATGCCAGCCAGAAGGATATCATTGAGCAGTTGCAGACTACCATGACTATTCAAGATATCCTGTCCAACTTGAAGCTCCGGGCTTTTCTGGACAACAAATATGTCATCCGCCTTCAAGAGGACAGCTACAACTACCTTCTTCGCTACCTCCAAAGTGACAACAACAACGCCCTGTGCAAAGTCCTGACCTTGCACATTCACCTGGATGTGCAGCCCGCCAAGAGGACTGACTATCAGCTCTACGCCGGTGGGAGCTCCTCACGCAACGAGAGCAACGGCCTGGAACCCAGCGACGTGCCGGCTTCCATTCTGCAGAACGAGGCAGCGCTGGATTTACTGCAGGACAGCATTAAACGTGTCAAGGATGGGCCCCCTTCCTTAACGACCATCTGTTTCTATGCCTTCTATAACACGGAGCAGTTGCTGAACACTGCAGAGATTTCACCAAATAGCAAGCTGCTCGCTGCTGGGTTCGATAATTCATGTGTGAAGCTGTGGAGTCTGCGTTCCAGGAAGTTAAAATCTGAGCCCCACCTCGTTGATGTGTCCCGCATCCGCCTGGCTTGTGACATCCTGGATGAGGAG gaagaggatgacagCGCAGGCACAGAAATGAAGATCCTGAGAGGACACTGTGGACCTGTGTATAGCACGAGGTTCCTTTCAGACAGTTCAGGACTCTTATCTTGTTCCGAGGACATGTCCATCAGATACTGGGATCTCAGAAGTTTTACAAACACTGTGTTGTACCAAGGACATGCCTATCCTGTCTGGGATTTGGATATTAGCCCCTGCAGCCTGTACTTTGCCAGTGGTTCCCACGATCGCACTGCAAGGCTCTGGTCATTTGATCGGACGTACCCGCTGCGAATATACGCGGGCCATTTGGCGGACGTAGACTGTGTCAAGTTCCACCCCAATTCCAACTATTTGGCGACGGGCTCCACGGACAAAACTGTGCGCCTGTGGAGCACTCAGCAAGGCAACTCGGTGCGTCTTTTCACTGGGCACCGTGGCCCTGTGCTAGCGCTTGCTTTTTCTCCCAACGGTAAGTACCTGGCATCAGCAGGTGAAGACCAGCGGCTAAAGCTGTGGGACTTGGCCTCAGGAACTCTTTACAAAGAACTGAGGGGGCACACGGACAACATAACCAGCCTTACTTTTAGCCCCGACAGTAGTTTAATTGCTTCGGCATCGATGGACAATTCAGTCCGGGTCTGGGACATTCGGAACACTTACTGCAACGCCCCTGCAGATGGGTCTTCCAGTGAACTGGTTGGTGTATATACCGGACAAATGAATAATGTACTGAGCGTACAGTTTATGGCCTGTAATCTTCTTCTAGTGACTGGAATTGCACAAGAAAACCAggaacattaa
- the URB2 gene encoding unhealthy ribosome biogenesis protein 2 homolog, with protein MAAIYSGIYLKLKSAKTPWEDKLKLARFAWVSHQCVLPNKEQVLLDWVSHALVSYYNKKLELEDEVVEKLWAYLDNVIHSRRLQNLLKSGKTVGLSFSIAQVINERLSEACSQKTQQNVGTVLSCSSGILSTPSLSIIYTAKCELLVDLLSKLSKLACQQLASDDTVGSQVFSVLQLTFAQYLLIQRQQTNPNRVFGQVTSQLIQPCLLLRHLLTVRSWTQADDNHVRQHLSREIRNQVETLLQAGLFQPELFSSYKEELLPEQELQVKKKGALKSLLLPVNTVQTKLASGFCEPALHGAVVAGSVSLLYKLFLDSYCKAENHLVCFHMLSRLFGCLRLPGLQQGVGEDVLSPADWSTELLALEQLLNLVLSSDIYNVASDRIRHKEVQFEFYRTLAQMLVNHSQASIPAWFRCLKLLMSLNHLIVEPDLDDLVASSWIDAEVSEPRTKKAQEALISTMFQTYSKLRQFSRLFGEVLTVICRPAADELRLPVFSAGLTGKLRECLLELPPNQILDILCLFVEKCQTLIIPPVEGSADMALKLLSVSSVLHAFLFNMRSLDDVTPSPVVLRTQSLLAKMQEGIIQPLMELLQAPRRQEEKSDLWLRKASDSALLLVYTWVEVDTLFGVSCSKYVSPAAEMAGAVTASAARHWSIPAFLSGVEEQCWETVMELANSFASTSKYCLELLTLQKMKMILMQTKADPQALQDAAAFILESGRSSMSRGESEPWDGDISAISELTYPTAHWHLVISNLTILLPYISLKDVEYIADLLLETLVLAKAQEAAADQEPSISIGKISLGLMHSSFLPEMTVLQCTFLTSLIHQFTRVLPSAARDSVDLPLQQLSAGNIPWHEEILAPCRLVDPLEAPSENKLLKDELSLSWKTLEKVAQCIALLAKNGCPLILKESQLESCLGLLEIASLLKLDSLLPSDCTRCFMVLLSLIANTRPSASCSKLLLLKFLSTCFHLLRCLQAGRNANSVFKVFHASDVLEVVMTSQLTASKFFTDVLTVPVWAQYLQEVQAFLENFLRMIIERRQSVRLNLEKFMSFLVSCKPDVGAAKSKGWKNWNPTAGQLLLMAFTTLCHVVTLYLQQLPQKKLQSADVLSALLEPVILQMVRTVEHHLQSNTQNQPLPVAFIPSVTTLLKADLSCAVKKGWQKEPCGFLEQPRIKLYQKFYSQILKELPCAGDNLQFLQSALQFLTVFCSVPELYPGKETAVTVVFAIKKLLAGAAVTTQMIQSMEVELTDVLVQLLGSCSAEEFYTIMRLVLQGLEMKNVWQRKAKEVLSAVTLTKLLLSCPLSGDKEKAFWFASPQIITALAMQTKEACQDQSLISTIVAPILETVAALLRQGEGILLNPHHVALAFTIVLTVPLDHLKTEDYRSVFLGVHEVLFSIVQCHPKVLLKAAPSFLNSFHRLVVSVMHEGRQKGERGNTDEFEVILKCAHFVERMYTHISAEMEDFTVFSAFIVAQYVTELQKVTLHPAVKKHLTEGIYHILDLCIERDIKFLNASLPAGVREVFKDLYNDYNHYHKSKKQGEEKYTA; from the exons ATGGCGGCGATCTACTCCGGCATCTACCTGAAGCTGAAAAGCGCCAAGACtccttgggaagacaaactcAAACTAGCCCGTTTTGCGTGGGTTTCACACCAGTGTGTTCTTCCCAATAAAGAGCAA GTATTACTTGATTGGGTAAGCCATGCCTTGGTTTCATACTACAATAAGAAACTTGAACTGGAGGATGAAGTTGTTGAGAAACTCTGGGCATATCTAGACAATGTTATCCACAGTAGAAGACTACAGAATCTCTTAAAGAGTGGGAAGACAGTTGGTCTCAGTTTTTCAATTGCACAG GTCATAAATGAAAGATTATCAGAGGCCTGTTctcaaaaaacacagcaaaatgttGGCACAGTGCTGAGTTGCTCCAGCGGCATTCTTTCTACTCCTTCGCTCTCCATCATTTACACGGCAAAGTGTGAGCTCTTAGTTGATCTCCTCAGCAAGCTGTCCAAGCTGGCATGTCAGCAGCTGGCTTCTGATGACACTGTGGGCTCCCAGGTGTTCAGCGTCCTCCAACTTACCTTTGCTCAGTACCTCCTGATCCAGAGGCAGCAAACCAACCCAAATCGTGTGTTTGGGCAAGTGACAAGTCAGTTGATCCAGCCATGTCTGCTCCTGAGGCACTTGCTCACTGTGAGGAGCTGGACACAAGCAGATGACAACCACGTGCGTCAGCACCTTAGCAGGGAAATCCGAAACCAAGTAGAAACTTTGCTGCAGGCTGGGTTATTCCAGCCTGAGCTTTTCTCCTCCTACAAAGAGGAGCTTCTGCCAGAACAGGAACTCCAGGTGAAGAAGAAAGGAGCTTTGAAAAGCCTTTTGCTACCAGTCAACACAGTGCAGACCAAGCTGGCTAGTGGCTTTTGTGAGCCTGCCCTCCATGGAGCTGTTGTGGCGGGTTCAGTGTCCCTGCTGTATAAGCTCTTTCTGGACTCATACTGTAAGGCAGAAAACCACCTTGTGTGTTTCCACATGCTCAGCAGGCTTTTTGGCTGTCTCAGGCTCCCTGGTCTACAGCAGGGCGTGGGGGAGGATGTACTCTCCCCTGCGGACTGGAGCACAGAGCTACTTGCTTTGGAACAGCTTCTGAACTTGGTGCTCAGCAGTGATATCTATAATGTTGCCAGTGACCGTATCCGGCACAAGGAGGTACAGTTTGAGTTTTACCGCACGCTAGCACAGATGTTGGTGAATCACTCTCAAGCTTCCATCCCTGCTTGGTTCAGGTGTCTCAAGCTCTTGATGTCATTAAACCACCTTATAGTAGAGCCAGACTTGGATGACTTAGTAGCCTCGTCTTGGATTGATGCTGAGGTCTCTGAGCCCCGTACGAAGAAGGCCCAGGAGGCTCTCATCAGCACCATGTTTCAGACTTACTCCAAGCTGCGACAGTTCTCACGGCTCTTTGGGGAGGTGCTGACAGTCATTTGCCGGCCAGCTGCTGATGAACTGAGGCTGCCTGTCTTCTCTGCTGGCCTGACAGGAAAGCTTCGCGAGTGCCTCCTTGAACTGCCGCCCAACCAGATTCTGGACATTTTGTGTCTCTTTGTGGAGAAATGCCAGACCCTTATCATTCCCCCTGTTGAAGGGTCAGCTGACATGGCCTTGAAGCTGCTGTCAGTGAGCTCGGTGCTGCATGCTTTTCTGTTCAACATGAGGAGCCTAGATGATGTCACTCCTTCCCCTGTGGTTCTTCGCACTCAGAGTCTGCTGGCAAAGATGCAGGAGGGGATAATCCAGCCACTGATGGAGCTGTTGCAGGCTCCTAGAAGACAAGAAGAGAAGTCAGACCTTTGGTTAAGAAAGGCTAGTGACTCTGCTCTCCTCCTTGTTTACACTTGGGTTGAAGTAGACACTTTGTTTGGTGTTAGCTGCAGTAAATATGTGTCTCCAGCAGCTGAAATGGCTGGTGCTGTTACTGCATCTGCTGCAAGGCACTGGAGCATTCCAGCTTTCCTGTCTGGTGTGGAGGAGCAGTGCTGGGAGACAGTCATGGAACTTGCAAATAGTTTTGCCTCCACTAGTAAATATTGCTTAGAACTGCTCacacttcagaaaatgaagatgatCTTAATGCAGACCAAAGCTGACCCACAGGCCTtgcaggatgctgctgctttcatCCTGGAGTCTGGGAGATCCAGCATGAGCAGGGGAGAATCTGAACCATGGGATGGAGATATCAGTGCGATAAGTGAGCTCACCTACCCCACGGCCCACTGGCACCTTGTCATCTCCAACCTGACTATCCTGTTGCCGTACATTTCCCTGAAAGATGTAGAGTATATTGCAGATTTGCTTCTAGAGACATTAGTATTGGCCAAAGCTCAGGAAGCTGCTGCAGACCAGGAGCCTTCCATCAGCATTGGAAAGATATCTCTTGGTTTGATGCATAGCTCCTTTCTCCCAGAAATGACAGTCCTGCAGTGCACTTTTCTGACCAGTCTTATTCATCAGTTCACTAGGGTGCTGCCCTCTGCTGCCAGGGATTCAGTAGATCTGCCACTTCAACAGCTGTCTGCAGGTAATATCCCGTGGCATGAAGAAATCCTGGCGCCTTGCAGACTTGTAGACCCATTGGAAGCACCATCAGAGAACAAACTGCTGAAGGATGAGCTCAGCTTGTCTTGGAAAACACTGGAGAAAGTTGCCCAATGTATAGCATTGTTAGCAAAAAACGGCTGCCCTCTCATCCTGAAAGAAAGTCAGCTAGAAAGCTGCTTGGGTTTGCTAGAAATTGCTTCCCTTCTGAAACTAGACAGTCTTCTTCCCTCTGACTGTACCCGGTGTTTTATGGTGCTGCTGTCCCTGATAGCCAATACCAGGCCTAGTGCCTCTTGCAGCAAACTCTTATTGCTAAAGTTTTTAAGTACCTGCTTCCACCTCCTGAGGTGCCTGCAAGCTGGCAGGAATGCCAACTCTGTTTTTAAGGTGTTTCATGCCAGCGATGTTCTTGAAGTTGTTATGACCTCCCAGCTTACAGCTAGCAAATTCTTCACTGATGTTTTGACTGTTCCTGTTTGGGCACAGTATCTCCAGGAGGTCCAAGCCTTTTTGGAAAACTTTCTTCGGATGATTATTGAAAGAAGGCAAAGTGTGAGGCTCAACTTGGAAAAGTTCATGTCTTTCCTGGTGAGCTGTAAGCCAGACGTTGGTGCAGCCAAAAGCAAAGGCTGGAAAAACTGGAATCCCACAGCTGGGCAGTTGCTGCTCATGGCATTCACCACGCTGTGTCATGTCGTCACACTCTACCTTCAGCAGCTGCCACAAAAGAAGCTGCAGTCTGCGGATGTACTCTCTGCTCTGTTGGAGCCTGTAATTCTGCAGATGGTCAGAACTGTTGAACACCATCTTCAGAGTAACACCCAAAACCAGCCTTTGCCTGTGGCATTCATACCATCTGTCACTACTCTTCTCAAAGCAGATCTGAGCTGTGCTGTCAAGAAGGGCTGGCAGAAGGAGCCCTGTGGGTTTTTGGAGCAACCCCGTATTAAACTGTACCAAAAGTTTTACTCTCAGATACTGAAAGAGCTGCCCTGCGCAGGAGATAATCTGCAATTCCTTCAGTCTGCGTTGCAGTTCCTAACGGTCTTCTGCTCAGTGCCAGAGCTGTATCCTGGAAAAGAAACTGCGGTCACGGTTGTTTTTGCTATAAAAAAGCTTCTCGCTG GTGCTGCCGTCACAACCCAGATGATCCAAAGTATGGAGGTGGAGCTGACAGATGTGCTTGtccagctgctgggaagctgctctgctgaggaGTTTTATACCATAATgaggctggtgctgcagggacTGGAAATGAAGAATGTTTGGCAGCGGAAGGCTAAA GAAGTATTGTCAGCTGTTACGCTAACGAAATTGTTGCTCAGCTGCCCATTAAGTGGAGACAAAGAGAAAGCTTTCTGGTTTGCCAGCCCACAGATAATCACAGCTTTAGCT ATGCAAACCAAAGAGGCCTGTCAGGACCAGTCACTGATTTCCACCATAGTTGCACCTATTCTAGAGACTGTAGCAGCTCTGCTAAGGCAAGGAGAAGGCATTCTCTTGAATCCACACCATGTGGCATTGGCTTTCACCATTGTCCTAACAGTCCCTCTGGATCACCTGAAGACAGAAGACTATCGCAGTGTCTTCCTGGGAGTCCACGAAGTGCTCTTCTCTATTGTGCAGTGTCATCCGAAG GTGCTGTTGAAAGCAGCACCATCTTTTCTGAACAGTTTCCATCGTCTGGTTGTTTCTGTCATGCATGAAGGACgtcagaaaggagagagag GCAACACAGATGAGTTTGAAGTTATACTGAAGTGTGCACACTTTGTGGAACGGATGTATACTCATATCAGTGCAGAAATGGAGGACTTTactgtgttttctgctttcattgtGGCTCAGTATGTGACTGAATTGCAGAAG GTGACTTTGCACCCGGCTGTGAAGAAGCATCTTACAGAAGGGATATATCACATCCTTGACCTTTGCATTGAACGGGACATCAAATTCTTAAATGCGTCGCTACCAGCGGGTGTAAGGGAGGTCTTTAAGGATCTGTATAATGATTACAACCACTATCACAAATCAAAAAAACAGGGGGAGGAGAAGTATACTGCATGA
- the TAF5L gene encoding TAF5-like RNA polymerase II p300/CBP-associated factor-associated factor 65 kDa subunit 5L isoform X1: MQALLKITVMKRVRTEQIQMAVSCYLKRRQYVDSEGPLKQGLRLCQTAEEMAANLTVQSESGCANVVSAAPCLAEPQQYEVQFGRLRNFLTDSDSQHSHEVMPLLYPLFVYLHLNMVQNGLKSTVDSFYSRFHGMFLQNASQKDIIEQLQTTMTIQDILSNLKLRAFLDNKYVIRLQEDSYNYLLRYLQSDNNNALCKVLTLHIHLDVQPAKRTDYQLYAGGSSSRNESNGLEPSDVPASILQNEAALDLLQDSIKRVKDGPPSLTTICFYAFYNTEQLLNTAEISPNSKLLAAGFDNSCVKLWSLRSRKLKSEPHLVDVSRIRLACDILDEEEEEDDSAGTEMKILRGHCGPVYSTRFLSDSSGLLSCSEDMSIRYWDLRSFTNTVLYQGHAYPVWDLDISPCSLYFASGSHDRTARLWSFDRTYPLRIYAGHLADVDCVKFHPNSNYLATGSTDKTVRLWSTQQGNSVRLFTGHRGPVLALAFSPNGKYLASAGEDQRLKLWDLASGTLYKELRGHTDNITSLTFSPDSSLIASASMDNSVRVWDIRNTYCNAPADGSSSELVGVYTGQMNNVLSVQFMACNLLLVTGIAQENQEH, encoded by the exons ATGCAGGCTCTTCTAAAAATCaca GTCATGAAACGCGTACGCACAGAACAGATTCAGATGGCAGTATCCTGCTACCTCAAGCGCCGTCAGTATGTGGACTCCGAAGGTCCCCTAAAACAAGGGCTGAGGCTGTGTCAGACTGCTGAAGAGATGGCAGCTAATCTCACAG tcCAATCTGAATCTGGTTGTGCCAACGTTGTGtctgcagctccctgcctggCAGAGCCACAGCAATATGAAGTACAATTTGGACGATTACGCAATTTTCTCACAG ATTCAGATTCTCAGCACAGCCATGAAGTGATGCCTCTTCTGTATCCCCTCTTCGTCTACCTCCATCTGAACATGGTCCAGAATGGCCTAAAAAGCACAGTGGACAGTTTTTACAGCCGCTTCCATGGCATGTTCTTGCAGAATGCCAGCCAGAAGGATATCATTGAGCAGTTGCAGACTACCATGACTATTCAAGATATCCTGTCCAACTTGAAGCTCCGGGCTTTTCTGGACAACAAATATGTCATCCGCCTTCAAGAGGACAGCTACAACTACCTTCTTCGCTACCTCCAAAGTGACAACAACAACGCCCTGTGCAAAGTCCTGACCTTGCACATTCACCTGGATGTGCAGCCCGCCAAGAGGACTGACTATCAGCTCTACGCCGGTGGGAGCTCCTCACGCAACGAGAGCAACGGCCTGGAACCCAGCGACGTGCCGGCTTCCATTCTGCAGAACGAGGCAGCGCTGGATTTACTGCAGGACAGCATTAAACGTGTCAAGGATGGGCCCCCTTCCTTAACGACCATCTGTTTCTATGCCTTCTATAACACGGAGCAGTTGCTGAACACTGCAGAGATTTCACCAAATAGCAAGCTGCTCGCTGCTGGGTTCGATAATTCATGTGTGAAGCTGTGGAGTCTGCGTTCCAGGAAGTTAAAATCTGAGCCCCACCTCGTTGATGTGTCCCGCATCCGCCTGGCTTGTGACATCCTGGATGAGGAG gaggaagaggatgacagCGCAGGCACAGAAATGAAGATCCTGAGAGGACACTGTGGACCTGTGTATAGCACGAGGTTCCTTTCAGACAGTTCAGGACTCTTATCTTGTTCCGAGGACATGTCCATCAGATACTGGGATCTCAGAAGTTTTACAAACACTGTGTTGTACCAAGGACATGCCTATCCTGTCTGGGATTTGGATATTAGCCCCTGCAGCCTGTACTTTGCCAGTGGTTCCCACGATCGCACTGCAAGGCTCTGGTCATTTGATCGGACGTACCCGCTGCGAATATACGCGGGCCATTTGGCGGACGTAGACTGTGTCAAGTTCCACCCCAATTCCAACTATTTGGCGACGGGCTCCACGGACAAAACTGTGCGCCTGTGGAGCACTCAGCAAGGCAACTCGGTGCGTCTTTTCACTGGGCACCGTGGCCCTGTGCTAGCGCTTGCTTTTTCTCCCAACGGTAAGTACCTGGCATCAGCAGGTGAAGACCAGCGGCTAAAGCTGTGGGACTTGGCCTCAGGAACTCTTTACAAAGAACTGAGGGGGCACACGGACAACATAACCAGCCTTACTTTTAGCCCCGACAGTAGTTTAATTGCTTCGGCATCGATGGACAATTCAGTCCGGGTCTGGGACATTCGGAACACTTACTGCAACGCCCCTGCAGATGGGTCTTCCAGTGAACTGGTTGGTGTATATACCGGACAAATGAATAATGTACTGAGCGTACAGTTTATGGCCTGTAATCTTCTTCTAGTGACTGGAATTGCACAAGAAAACCAggaacattaa